The Clostridiisalibacter paucivorans DSM 22131 genome contains the following window.
CTGAAATATTGAACAAACCAGGGAAATTAAATGATATAGAATTTGAACTTATAAAGATGCATTCTCAAAGTGGATATGATATAGTAAAAAATATAGATTTCAAATGGCCCATAGCTAGAATAATTCTAGAGCATCATGAAAAAATTAATGGGTCAGGATATCCAAGGGGTCTAAAGGGAGAGGAGATATTACTGGAGTCTAAAATAATAACTGTGGCAGATGTAGTAGAGGCAATAGCATCCCATAGACCCTATAGACCTGCATTAGGAATAGAATATGCTATGAAAGAAATAGATAAGAATAAAGGTATTTTATTTGATGAAAAAGTTGTAGATGCGTGTTTAAATATATACAAAAAAGGTAAAATAGGACTTTAAAATTTGAAGGAATATATATTGTATAAAAAAGAAGACACTTCAATTGGAAGTGTCTTCTTTTTTTATTGGAATCGTTATCCTAAAATGTAATATAACTGTAATATTTAATTCCTTGACATAGGCAAATTAAACTCATAGAATAGAAAGAAAATTCTAATAGGATTTCATTGATTTAAAGTGATAAATAGATATTTTTACCGTTACATAGGTGAAGATGTTATTTTTATAAAAAAGGAGGTATGATGGTATGAACAGTTTATATGCTTTGACAACAGTATTGATTATCTATGCAATTGGAGACTTTGTATCTGCAAAGACTAAGGCTATCTTTTCCATGCTATTTGTTTCTTCAGCTATATTTCTAATAGGGTTTTGGAATGGATTACCTTTAACTATTTTTGAAGATGCAGCATTGTTGAAGATTGGAGCTATTCTTATTGCACTACTTATAACTCATATGGGGACATTGATGAATATTGGTCAGCTCAAAGCACAATGGAAAACAGTAATTATTGCATTAGGAGCAGTAGTTGGTATTGGAGTATTTTTGTTTTTAGTAGGCTCTCCAATATTGGGAAAAGAATATGCAGTTACAGCAGCACCACCAATATCAGGAGGAGTAGTTGCTGCCCTAATAATGGGGGAAGCAGCTAAGGCAAAGGGATTGGAAACTATAGTTGTGTTTACTACTTTATTAGTTGTAGTACAGGGATTTTTAGGTTATCCCATAGCATCTATATGTTTGAATAAAGAATCAAATAGGATAAAGATGCTTTATAAAGATGGAAAGTTAGAAACAGATAATGGTGATAACAATATTGAATCTAGGCCTAAATACAGGATAATTCCACCATTACCAGAAAATTTACAAACTACATTTATATATCTAGCTAAATTATCTATTGTTGCTGTTATAGGATTTAAATTAGCTGAGTTAACTAATGGAATTGTAAATAAATATGTTATGTGTTTAATCGTTGGAATTATATCTAGGGAAATAGGTTTATTGGAAGAAAATATAATGACTAAAGCCAATGGATTTGGTTTGGGAATGGTAGCATTAATGGCAGTAATATTTGCTAATTTAACCAAGGCTACACCACAGATGGTATTGGATTTATTATGGCCATTAATAGGAAGTCTTTTGTTAGGATCAGTAGGTATAGCATTGACATCTCTAATATTGGGAAAGGTATTGGGATATACAAAGGAAATGGCTATAGCTATAGGTATTTCATCACTATTTGGATTTCCAGGAACATTTATTATATCTAATGAAGTAGCTAACGCAGTAGGAGAAACTGATGAGGAAAGAAAAATAATTTTAAATCAAATATTGCCAAAGATGTTGGTCGCTGGATTTATAACGGTAACTATAGCATCAGTTGTACTTGCAGGTGTAATGTCTAAAATGATATAGGGGAGGTATA
Protein-coding sequences here:
- a CDS encoding membrane protein — its product is MNSLYALTTVLIIYAIGDFVSAKTKAIFSMLFVSSAIFLIGFWNGLPLTIFEDAALLKIGAILIALLITHMGTLMNIGQLKAQWKTVIIALGAVVGIGVFLFLVGSPILGKEYAVTAAPPISGGVVAALIMGEAAKAKGLETIVVFTTLLVVVQGFLGYPIASICLNKESNRIKMLYKDGKLETDNGDNNIESRPKYRIIPPLPENLQTTFIYLAKLSIVAVIGFKLAELTNGIVNKYVMCLIVGIISREIGLLEENIMTKANGFGLGMVALMAVIFANLTKATPQMVLDLLWPLIGSLLLGSVGIALTSLILGKVLGYTKEMAIAIGISSLFGFPGTFIISNEVANAVGETDEERKIILNQILPKMLVAGFITVTIASVVLAGVMSKMI